TGATATTGATCCTGCCTGGAAGAGAACTTTATTGGAGGAGCTGCATTTCAAGTGTGGTGTGGTTGCTGCAGGTGCAAAAAAAAGGAACAACCAGGAATCAGCTATTCTCTATCTTGAGAAGCAAAAGCGTATCCAATCAAGATTGAATTCTGATTGATTCTACCTACCCAATTGTAACAAATATTTATTCTACCAGGTCGTTTCTAATACTGGCATACTTCAGGGTTGAGTGAAGATTCCTATAGAAAGGGGGTTGTATCTTGTTCATGTGCTCAATGGCTGCTTCATAATCGTATTCGAAGCGATTGACTTCCCAATATGCTAAGCCATTTTCTAATTTAAGAAATGCTACCACACCACGTTTGTCCTCATCAAAAGGTAGACCTGTTGAACCAGGACAGAATACCCGCAAATTGCCGAAATGGTCATGGCGGGGGATGTGGGTGTGTCCGTGAGTGAACACAAAAGTTTTAGCCTCTTTGTGTTTTGATTGCTCGTGATCACGCCACTTTTTGGCCTCATCCAGGCTGGGTGGTGAATCATCACGACCAAACCAGGCATGGGTGAATTCCGCATACACGCCATTAATATTCACAAAATGGGACATTTTCATGTTGCGGATAAAATCTTTTCCCTCAGAGCCTAATTGATCAGCTGTCCATTTTTCATTCGCCACAATGTCAATACAGACGGGATCATCTGGATCCATACCCTCTATGGTGGGTCGTTCGTATTCCCAGATTCGCTCTACCAGGTAGCGATCATGATTCCCTCGAATAAATATGGGATCGGGGAGGGTCTGGAGCTTTTCAAGGACTTCTGCCGGTGCAGAGCCAAGTGAGAAATTGTCCCCCAAACAAATAATCCTATCAATATCTGAATGATCCTCAATCAGCCGAACTGCCTCATCAAGGGCATGAATATTGCCATGAATATCAGTGATTATAGCGAATGTGGTAGCTTTTCCATCGCCATTAGGCATGAATTAGACCCTCAATTCGAGTATGATGAAAATTATAGTACGTGCTGGCTCCTTAATATCGAGGGATAAATATCTCTATTAGGACAGCAAATTCCAACTGCTTTTAAAGGAGGAGGACATATATCAAATTAATGATTCAGGCCTTTTGAAATGGTTGCCTTCGGTGGGACAGACGAATATATTTGCGCCTGCATGAAACCGGCATCCAAAATAAGCACTATATCTATACAAGGAGATTCAATGAAACAATCAAGAAACCTAATGATCTGGGTTGTGGGGCTCTTGCTGCTGACGATTCTGGGATGTGATTCCACAGATATGACCTCAGCCAAAGTTTACCTGCAACAAAAAAACTATGAAAAAGCAGAAGAAATGCTGCTGGCTGCTACTGACAAAGAGCCAATGAATTCAGAACCCTCATACTTGCTGGCTACGGAGATTTATTCTCGTACCAAAGATTGGGGCAAAGTCTCTGAATTCCTGACCAAGTCAGCCTCAATCGATGTCAAATTTGCTGATAAGATCAAATTAGCCCGTGAAAAATACTGGGTTGACAATTTCAACTATGGTGCCAAAGGCTATAATGCCCTCATCAAAGGTGAGGCCAAAGATGAAGCTGAACTTTATACCTCCACCGAAAAAGCTTTTCTGGATTGTATTCTATTGAACCCAGAAAAACCCGAAGCATATAGCACACTTGCTCAAGTCTATCTCTTTAAAGAAGAGTTTGAAAAAGGCAAGGAGTACATGGTTCTTTCAGTAGATAAGAATCCTAAGGACATTACTTCTTTGGTTAACCTGGGTCTGGTTTATTTCCGTGAAAAAGATTATGATAATGCTCTGGTATTTATGAAGCGTGCCCTTGAGGTAGATCCTTCAAACCTGAATGCCATCAAGCAAATCGCCTTTGTTTATGATGCCCGGGGTGAGAAAGAAAAAGCCGCAGCAGCTTATCTGAACGCCATTGAAATGGATCCAAACAGTACTGATCTTCATTACAATCTTGGTGTTCTTTATTTCCAGCAGGAAAAATGGCAAGATGCTGCAGATGAATTCATCAAAGTTGCTGAAATTAACCCCACAGAGGTTGACGGATTATTCAATGCTGGTCTTGCATTTGGTCGTCTGAAAAACTTCAAGGACGCTGAGAAGTATCTTGTCCTAGCATATGAGCTGACACCAGAAAGTCTGGATGTGGTTCATGAGCTGAAAATGACCCTATACCAATTGTATGGTACCAATGACAAGAGATTCAAAGAAATGGATAAGATCGAGAAAAGTCTTAAATAGTTCTTAATCTCATCAATGTTTAAAACCCCGCTAAACGCGGGGTTTTTTATTTCTCGAGTATACGGCAAGGGTCTACTGACCCCACAAAAAATATACGGCAAGCATAGATTCAACATACAAGAGCGCACATGCCAAGGGTCTACTGACCCCACAAAAAACCCCTGAGAGGCGGGGTTTTTTGTTTCATCTCCACCCACTCGCTTTATTTTCGGGCACACTTCAATCCAAATGAAAGGATCTAATTATGCGTCACCTCTTAATATTTGCCCTGTCCCTTTTCCTTGCAGTCTCGCTTAGTGCTAAGAAAAAGGGGGCTCCACCCATGACCTCCGGTGCACCTGGGGATAGAACCTGCCATACCAGTAAATGTCATGCCGGGAATGATTTAAACTCCGGTGAGGCTGAAATTTCCATTCAAGGCCTCCCCAAGGTTTACAAACCCAATGAGATTTACGATATCACCCTCAGCCTGCAACAGAAGGGTGCTAAAACCTTCGGTTTTATTGCTACTGTAGCCGATGAAGATGGGAACGCTCAAGGGACTCTGGTTTCATTAAAACACCAGCCCACCCAACTCATTGATGACTCGAAAACCAAGTCGCGCACCTCCCGTCGTTATATTTCTCACACTGAACCTGGCATCAAAGCTTCAGAAAAAGGGGAATCACAGAGCTGGACCTTCCAGTGGCAGGCTCCTGCTGAGGCAGCATCAAGCTCATCCTTCTATTTTGCCTTTAATGCTGGTAATGGGAACAAGAAAAAAACCGGGGATTATATTTATACCCGCGAGGTGACTGTCGCCCCTGAAAAAAAATAAATGGGTCTTTTTCAATGAAAGCCGAATCCAAGGATTCGGCTTTTTTATTTGTCCATCAAAGCTAATTTCATGGACATGATTCGTGATTTACTCAGGAGGATTACACAAGCGGGGCTTATTGTCACTACGTTGCTTTATGGTCAAGAAATTCCCATCATTTCTCCCCATTTGCTCCCCTTCCCTGGCATCAAGACAGGTTTGTCTTACTTCTCCCTGAAACCTACCCAGAATATGGAAGTCACTCCTGTCCCCGGGGGCTGGACCATCGCTGATACAATGCGCGGTGTGCTTGCGTCAGTAGATTTAGAACTATTACGCTACAGATGGTGGGATCATTTTCAGCCGGAATCAAAATTTGACGC
The window above is part of the Candidatus Neomarinimicrobiota bacterium genome. Proteins encoded here:
- a CDS encoding metallophosphoesterase family protein; the encoded protein is MPNGDGKATTFAIITDIHGNIHALDEAVRLIEDHSDIDRIICLGDNFSLGSAPAEVLEKLQTLPDPIFIRGNHDRYLVERIWEYERPTIEGMDPDDPVCIDIVANEKWTADQLGSEGKDFIRNMKMSHFVNINGVYAEFTHAWFGRDDSPPSLDEAKKWRDHEQSKHKEAKTFVFTHGHTHIPRHDHFGNLRVFCPGSTGLPFDEDKRGVVAFLKLENGLAYWEVNRFEYDYEAAIEHMNKIQPPFYRNLHSTLKYASIRNDLVE
- a CDS encoding tetratricopeptide repeat protein, giving the protein MKQSRNLMIWVVGLLLLTILGCDSTDMTSAKVYLQQKNYEKAEEMLLAATDKEPMNSEPSYLLATEIYSRTKDWGKVSEFLTKSASIDVKFADKIKLAREKYWVDNFNYGAKGYNALIKGEAKDEAELYTSTEKAFLDCILLNPEKPEAYSTLAQVYLFKEEFEKGKEYMVLSVDKNPKDITSLVNLGLVYFREKDYDNALVFMKRALEVDPSNLNAIKQIAFVYDARGEKEKAAAAYLNAIEMDPNSTDLHYNLGVLYFQQEKWQDAADEFIKVAEINPTEVDGLFNAGLAFGRLKNFKDAEKYLVLAYELTPESLDVVHELKMTLYQLYGTNDKRFKEMDKIEKSLK